A window of Paenibacillus polygoni contains these coding sequences:
- a CDS encoding metallophosphoesterase codes for MKDSRVHSEQNDRKPVRPRDGRETVPAIFPGKEKVHDPSRRRFLKKASKLALTASAGIFTGGYAWLWEPRRLEVEHVELTLPRLPKAFHGMKIAHFSDMHLGFHMDLSDMERLASALARQTPDLICFTGDMLESRAEPMVECIPLLQSMKAPLGKYAVLGNHDYRGREYERLAQMYKEAGFTLLVNKHITVEREGEQIAIVGIDDALNGVPDPEAARKGLKKGTFAILLMHEPDYADIAKDYDYDLQLSGHSHGGQVRAPFIGALTTPRGSQKYIQGLYYTGEKEKSMPVYVNRGVGMTQLPIRFLCRPELTIFHV; via the coding sequence ATGAAGGACTCGCGAGTGCATTCAGAGCAGAATGACCGTAAACCGGTGCGACCACGAGATGGGCGCGAAACGGTCCCAGCGATTTTCCCAGGAAAAGAGAAAGTACATGATCCATCTCGCAGGCGCTTTCTTAAAAAAGCGAGTAAACTTGCGCTTACAGCAAGTGCCGGCATTTTTACAGGAGGATATGCGTGGTTATGGGAGCCAAGGCGACTTGAAGTAGAGCATGTAGAGCTTACATTGCCCCGGCTGCCTAAAGCCTTTCATGGTATGAAAATTGCTCATTTCAGTGACATGCATCTGGGATTTCATATGGATCTATCGGATATGGAGCGACTTGCTTCCGCACTAGCCAGACAAACTCCCGATCTAATCTGTTTTACTGGAGATATGTTGGAAAGCAGAGCGGAGCCCATGGTAGAATGTATTCCACTGTTACAATCAATGAAAGCCCCGCTAGGAAAGTATGCTGTTCTCGGTAACCATGATTATAGGGGACGTGAATATGAACGACTTGCTCAAATGTACAAAGAAGCAGGGTTCACATTACTCGTGAATAAGCATATCACTGTGGAGCGCGAGGGAGAACAAATAGCAATCGTAGGAATAGATGATGCATTAAACGGAGTACCTGATCCTGAAGCGGCCCGCAAAGGGCTGAAAAAGGGGACATTTGCTATCCTTCTCATGCATGAGCCTGATTATGCAGATATTGCGAAGGATTATGATTACGATCTACAATTATCAGGACATAGCCATGGAGGTCAGGTTAGAGCACCTTTTATAGGAGCACTTACCACTCCAAGGGGCTCTCAAAAGTATATTCAAGGCCTGTATTATACAGGTGAGAAAGAAAAATCTATGCCTGTTTATGTGAATCGTGGAGTCGGAATGACTCAGCTCCCTATACGGTTTTTGTGCAGACCGGAGCTGACCATTTTTCATGTGTAA
- a CDS encoding aminoglycoside N(3)-acetyltransferase, whose amino-acid sequence MADAIIERPVTRSEIAEGLTKLGLRPGMTILVHSSMKSFGGWVPGGPPAVVLALQDVIGPEGTLVMPAQSMDLTDPSTWMNPPADAKWWDLIRDEMPAYEPDFTETAGMGVIVDAFRQSKNTRRSRHPHVSFAASGPMASYILEDHCYDYSLGEQSPLGRLYELDAHVVLLGCGHERNTSFHLAEYRARYEGKEEVQHRAPVLSNGVKQWITYRDYNISSDDFQKLGLDYEQSAVSPYHKVQIRWAPCFMAPQRALVDFAETWLSTNRKMDKET is encoded by the coding sequence ATGGCAGACGCCATTATAGAAAGACCCGTTACACGTTCTGAGATCGCGGAAGGGCTTACGAAGCTTGGACTTAGGCCCGGAATGACGATTCTTGTTCATTCTTCAATGAAAAGTTTTGGAGGTTGGGTCCCTGGTGGTCCTCCAGCGGTTGTTTTAGCGCTTCAGGATGTAATTGGACCGGAAGGGACCCTTGTGATGCCTGCTCAATCAATGGATCTGACAGATCCTTCTACATGGATGAATCCACCGGCTGATGCCAAATGGTGGGATCTGATTCGTGATGAGATGCCTGCTTATGAACCCGATTTTACGGAAACCGCAGGAATGGGCGTCATTGTAGATGCATTCCGGCAGTCTAAAAATACCCGCCGCAGCAGACATCCCCATGTGTCTTTTGCTGCATCAGGACCGATGGCTTCCTATATATTAGAAGACCACTGTTATGACTACAGTCTCGGGGAACAGTCCCCTTTAGGACGTCTATATGAACTGGATGCGCACGTTGTCTTACTTGGCTGCGGACATGAGCGGAATACTTCATTTCATCTAGCTGAATACCGAGCCCGCTATGAAGGTAAGGAAGAAGTTCAGCACCGTGCGCCTGTTCTTTCGAATGGTGTAAAGCAGTGGATTACATACCGAGACTACAACATTAGCTCGGATGATTTTCAAAAGCTGGGTTTGGATTATGAGCAATCCGCAGTTTCGCCTTATCATAAAGTTCAGATTCGCTGGGCCCCCTGTTTTATGGCACCACAGCGAGCCTTGGTTGATTTTGCGGAAACCTGGTTGAGTACGAATAGGAAGATGGATAAGGAAACCTAA
- a CDS encoding LysR family transcriptional regulator has translation MNISQLETLITISKTMSFRKAGELLNLTQPAVSAQIKSLEDEFRTVLVDRTQPVTLTDRGMVFLNHAERILDIVDELKLKLSDLDQNPQGHIVLGTTTSIAIQILPRILSYFQDQFPLIKTSIQSMPSSQIYQQVENSMIDVGIGYLIERNPNLNTSVLYYDTFELVVSPHHPLAQKKHATIDVLGTTPLIMLSPDTVGRKFVDDILQKHQIEPNVVMELSSSEEIKRMVELNLGAAVISKQSTASELRSGSLVMIPLSELGVAHPVGVIYKSTRYLNSAMQQFLSDLKGMPETQFVSSE, from the coding sequence ATGAACATCAGTCAACTGGAGACACTGATCACCATTTCTAAAACGATGAGCTTCCGCAAAGCCGGAGAGCTACTCAATCTAACGCAACCTGCTGTGTCGGCTCAAATAAAAAGTCTGGAAGACGAGTTTCGTACGGTGCTTGTTGATCGTACGCAGCCCGTAACATTAACCGATCGCGGAATGGTATTCCTAAATCATGCGGAACGAATTCTTGATATTGTGGATGAACTCAAACTTAAGCTCTCCGACCTCGATCAAAATCCGCAAGGACATATTGTGCTTGGAACGACGACTTCGATCGCGATTCAGATTCTGCCGCGGATTCTGTCCTATTTTCAGGACCAATTCCCTTTAATTAAAACCAGCATTCAGTCCATGCCCTCCTCCCAAATTTATCAGCAAGTCGAAAATAGCATGATCGATGTGGGAATCGGTTATCTTATTGAACGTAACCCGAATTTAAATACGTCTGTACTTTATTATGATACGTTTGAGCTTGTGGTCTCACCGCATCATCCATTAGCTCAGAAGAAACATGCAACTATTGATGTATTAGGCACAACCCCTCTAATTATGCTTTCTCCTGATACGGTAGGAAGAAAGTTTGTTGACGACATTTTGCAGAAACATCAGATTGAACCAAATGTCGTGATGGAATTATCCAGCAGTGAGGAGATCAAAAGGATGGTGGAGCTTAACCTCGGCGCGGCTGTCATCTCTAAACAGTCAACAGCAAGTGAACTCCGCTCTGGCTCACTAGTAATGATCCCGCTTAGCGAGCTTGGTGTCGCGCATCCTGTTGGTGTCATCTATAAATCTACCCGATATTTAAACTCCGCGATGCAGCAGTTTTTAAGTGACCTGAAAGGCATGCCAGAAACTCAGTTTGTCAGTTCCGAATAG
- a CDS encoding succinate dehydrogenase cytochrome b558 subunit produces MKGFYSRKLHSLLGVIPLSLFFLEHLITNFSAVEGGPQAFKDSVAFLNSLPLVLVLEIFFIWLPLLFHGVYGLYIAYQAKPNVGRFGNERNWRYTLQRISGVITFVFVIWHLYETRVQVALGNVTHEQLGSVMHDIVMNPIFFVIYLISVVSASYHFANGLWSFLVSWGITRGPRSQRVSSYICMSMFALVSVMFIASLFAFRGVEFDEASAFIQIWKTV; encoded by the coding sequence ATGAAAGGGTTTTATTCGAGAAAGCTCCACTCGCTTCTTGGTGTCATCCCGCTGAGCTTGTTTTTCCTCGAGCACTTGATTACAAATTTTTCAGCCGTTGAGGGCGGCCCGCAAGCGTTTAAGGATTCGGTTGCTTTTCTGAATAGTCTTCCGCTTGTACTTGTCCTGGAAATATTTTTTATTTGGCTGCCGCTATTGTTCCATGGTGTGTACGGGTTGTATATTGCTTATCAAGCAAAACCGAATGTGGGACGTTTTGGCAATGAACGTAACTGGAGATACACGCTGCAGCGGATTTCCGGTGTCATTACGTTTGTCTTTGTAATCTGGCATTTATATGAGACTCGAGTTCAGGTAGCTCTTGGGAATGTAACACATGAGCAGCTGGGCAGTGTTATGCACGATATCGTGATGAATCCAATCTTCTTTGTTATTTATTTGATCAGTGTAGTATCTGCATCATACCACTTTGCCAATGGCCTATGGTCATTCTTAGTAAGCTGGGGGATCACACGCGGACCACGTTCGCAGCGCGTATCTTCTTATATTTGTATGAGCATGTTTGCACTCGTTTCCGTTATGTTTATCGCATCATTATTCGCATTCCGCGGCGTGGAGTTCGATGAAGCGTCCGCTTTTATTCAAATATGGAAGACAGTCTGA
- the sdhA gene encoding succinate dehydrogenase flavoprotein subunit, producing MATTNVIVVGGGLAGLMATIKAAEAGVHVHLFSIVPVKRSHSVCAQGGINGAVNTKGEGDSPWVHFDDTVYGGDFLANQPPVKAMCEAAPGIIHLMDRMGVMFNRTPEGLLDFRRFGGTKHHRTAYAGATTGQQLLYALDEQVRRWETAGLVTKHEHWEFLQAVVDDEGVCRGIVAQDLRNMEVVTFAADATILATGGPGIIFGKTTNSVINTGTAASAVYQQGVNYANGEFIQIHPTAIPGDDKLRLMSESARGEGGRIWTYKDGKPWYFLEEKYPSYGNLVPRDIATREIFDVCVSQKLGINGENMVYLDLSHKDPKELDVKLGGIIEIYEKFMGDDPRKIPMKIFPAVHYSMGGMWVDYNQMTNIPGLFAAGECEYQYHGANRLGANSLVSAIYGGMVAGPKAVEYIKGMKKSTQDVSSSVFDGYRKQQSEKYDQITKMQGSENAYVIHKELGEWMTDNMTVVRHNDKLEQTIGKIKELKERYKNINVNDTSSWNNAGASFTRQLWNMLELSEAMTLGALLRNESRGAHYKPEFPERDDENFLKTSIATWSKEGPKISYEDVDVSLIPPRVRDYSKD from the coding sequence TTGGCTACAACTAACGTTATCGTAGTGGGCGGTGGTCTGGCAGGTTTAATGGCTACCATCAAGGCAGCTGAAGCCGGCGTCCATGTACATTTATTTTCGATCGTACCTGTAAAAAGATCTCACTCCGTGTGTGCACAGGGCGGTATCAACGGAGCCGTTAATACCAAAGGGGAAGGGGATTCACCTTGGGTGCATTTTGATGACACCGTATACGGCGGTGACTTCCTGGCGAATCAGCCGCCCGTTAAAGCAATGTGTGAAGCTGCGCCGGGGATTATTCACTTGATGGACCGGATGGGTGTTATGTTTAACCGTACACCGGAAGGGCTTCTTGATTTCCGCCGTTTTGGTGGAACGAAGCATCACCGTACAGCGTATGCAGGTGCAACAACAGGGCAGCAGCTTCTGTATGCACTAGATGAACAGGTACGCCGCTGGGAAACAGCTGGACTCGTAACGAAGCATGAACATTGGGAGTTCCTGCAAGCAGTGGTAGACGATGAGGGCGTATGCCGCGGAATCGTAGCTCAGGATCTGCGTAACATGGAAGTGGTTACTTTTGCAGCAGATGCCACCATTCTTGCTACTGGCGGTCCTGGTATTATTTTCGGTAAAACAACAAACTCCGTAATTAATACAGGAACAGCTGCAAGTGCTGTGTATCAACAAGGTGTAAATTATGCGAATGGTGAGTTCATTCAAATTCACCCGACTGCGATTCCCGGCGATGACAAATTAAGACTGATGTCTGAGTCTGCGCGCGGTGAAGGCGGCCGAATCTGGACTTATAAAGACGGCAAACCTTGGTATTTCCTTGAAGAGAAATATCCTTCTTACGGTAACCTTGTACCGCGGGATATTGCAACTCGTGAAATTTTTGATGTGTGCGTTAGTCAGAAGCTTGGGATTAATGGGGAGAACATGGTTTATCTTGACTTGTCTCACAAAGATCCGAAGGAACTGGATGTAAAGCTTGGCGGTATTATTGAAATTTATGAGAAATTTATGGGTGATGACCCGCGTAAAATTCCAATGAAGATTTTCCCTGCAGTTCATTATTCTATGGGCGGTATGTGGGTGGATTATAACCAAATGACAAATATTCCTGGACTCTTTGCAGCAGGTGAATGCGAATATCAATATCATGGTGCAAACCGGCTAGGTGCAAACTCTTTGGTGTCAGCGATCTACGGCGGCATGGTTGCAGGACCGAAAGCAGTGGAATACATCAAAGGAATGAAAAAATCGACACAAGATGTTTCTTCCTCTGTTTTTGATGGATATAGAAAACAACAATCCGAGAAGTACGATCAAATTACCAAAATGCAAGGCAGCGAGAATGCCTATGTAATTCATAAAGAGCTGGGCGAGTGGATGACAGACAACATGACGGTTGTTCGTCACAACGACAAGCTTGAGCAAACCATCGGTAAGATTAAAGAACTGAAAGAACGTTATAAGAACATCAATGTCAACGATACATCAAGCTGGAATAATGCTGGAGCTTCGTTTACAAGACAACTTTGGAACATGCTGGAGTTATCGGAAGCCATGACACTGGGCGCTTTATTGCGTAACGAAAGCCGCGGAGCGCACTATAAACCGGAATTCCCCGAACGTGATGATGAGAACTTCCTAAAAACAAGTATCGCTACATGGAGTAAAGAAGGACCTAAGATTTCTTATGAGGATGTTGACGTATCGCTGATTCCGCCGCGTGTTCGCGACTATTCTAAAGATTAA
- a CDS encoding metallophosphoesterase family protein, with the protein MERIAIVSDIHGNMTAWDAVLEDIRKRGITRIFCLGDLVGKGPDSISAVDRVRENCEVIVRGNWDELVAKRQPGPHFEWHAESLGEERLSYLAALPFSYHFRLSGRQIRLVHASSTSVYHRVQPWDSLEERMGMFGAITESSSEEMDAGEPDVVAYGDVHNAYLQHLNGKLLFNVGSVGNPLDLPQASYCIIEGTSEEQAELEISAPSEPFNVQFVRVPYDIEAEVSKALQSSAPNMDLYINEIRTGVYRGLQGK; encoded by the coding sequence ATGGAGCGAATCGCTATTGTTTCTGATATTCATGGCAATATGACGGCATGGGATGCCGTTTTAGAAGATATTCGTAAGAGAGGAATTACCCGGATCTTTTGTTTGGGTGATCTCGTTGGCAAAGGTCCTGACTCGATTTCTGCTGTGGATCGTGTTCGTGAGAACTGTGAAGTTATTGTGCGTGGGAATTGGGATGAACTTGTTGCGAAGAGACAACCAGGTCCGCATTTTGAGTGGCATGCGGAAAGTCTCGGGGAGGAGCGGTTATCCTACTTGGCAGCACTTCCTTTCAGTTATCACTTTCGGCTAAGCGGCAGACAAATTCGGCTTGTTCATGCCTCGTCTACGAGTGTATATCACCGAGTACAGCCATGGGATTCGCTCGAAGAAAGAATGGGGATGTTTGGAGCTATTACAGAGTCTTCCTCAGAAGAAATGGATGCTGGAGAGCCGGATGTCGTGGCTTACGGTGATGTGCACAATGCCTACTTACAGCATTTGAACGGTAAATTATTATTCAATGTAGGCAGTGTCGGTAATCCCCTTGATTTGCCGCAGGCTTCCTATTGTATTATAGAGGGAACTAGCGAAGAACAAGCTGAACTTGAAATAAGTGCTCCAAGCGAGCCCTTTAATGTGCAGTTTGTTCGTGTACCTTATGACATTGAAGCTGAGGTATCAAAAGCACTGCAATCGAGTGCACCTAATATGGATCTATACATCAATGAAATTCGAACAGGGGTTTATCGCGGATTACAAGGCAAGTAA
- a CDS encoding DMT family transporter — MKAENWFRHPAGIVISSAVATLLWGSAMPVIKKGYAALDIEAAQVSEQWLFAGYRFTLAGLLLILFHYLFQRKKSGAAHRIRKGRLGRLALIQTFLQYLLLYVGLSYSTGIQGSIIVGSTSLFQMLAVRMFDSSERLTLMKLSGLFLGFAGIAAAGIGNGNMEISFGWGELLLLGSAMFGGVGNVLARQESRNEPVLSLTGRQMMLGGIMLLAVSIPVTGLAPFPMDGTTFLYLFYLALLSAAGFGLWNTIMKYNEVGRVSMYLFLIPVFGVILSSLILGEQLSGWIAVSLSLVVSGIIIVNRSVSDKRLKGLKTTNNTP, encoded by the coding sequence ATGAAAGCGGAAAATTGGTTTAGACATCCGGCAGGCATCGTCATAAGTTCGGCAGTGGCCACGCTACTGTGGGGCAGCGCGATGCCTGTCATTAAAAAGGGGTATGCAGCGCTTGATATCGAGGCGGCCCAGGTAAGTGAACAGTGGTTATTTGCAGGATACCGTTTCACATTGGCAGGATTACTGCTGATCCTGTTTCACTATCTGTTCCAAAGAAAGAAGAGCGGAGCTGCACATAGAATAAGAAAGGGGCGACTCGGCCGGCTCGCGCTCATTCAGACATTTCTTCAGTATCTGCTGCTTTATGTAGGGCTTAGTTATAGCACAGGAATCCAAGGATCTATTATCGTCGGCTCTACGTCATTGTTTCAAATGTTAGCGGTTCGGATGTTTGACTCATCAGAGCGACTTACCTTAATGAAATTATCAGGTCTGTTCCTAGGGTTTGCAGGAATTGCGGCTGCGGGGATCGGAAATGGAAATATGGAGATATCCTTTGGATGGGGAGAGTTACTGCTGCTTGGTTCTGCCATGTTTGGCGGAGTAGGGAATGTACTCGCTAGGCAGGAAAGCAGAAATGAACCGGTGTTATCTTTGACGGGAAGACAAATGATGCTCGGCGGAATCATGCTGCTTGCCGTTAGTATCCCTGTTACAGGACTTGCCCCATTTCCGATGGACGGAACAACGTTCTTATATTTATTTTATCTTGCTTTGTTGTCAGCGGCTGGGTTTGGATTATGGAATACCATTATGAAATATAATGAAGTAGGCCGGGTCTCGATGTACTTATTTCTCATTCCTGTATTCGGCGTGATTTTATCGTCTCTGATCCTTGGCGAACAGCTGTCGGGCTGGATTGCGGTATCTTTATCGCTCGTGGTCAGCGGTATTATCATTGTGAACCGATCCGTTTCGGACAAGCGTTTGAAAGGGCTAAAAACAACGAATAATACCCCATGA
- a CDS encoding histidinol-phosphatase — MKFDLHTHHVRCGHANGTIRDYIEAGISAGLQVIGISDHTPYFGREEEQAFPKIAMAKSELVHYVEEVLSLKKEYAGKIDVLLGIESDFFPEFAEVYRKTLNKYPFDYIIGSVHSTGGVSIFNKNRWKNHDEKARIKVKETYYDLIRQSAKSGMFQILGHIDAMKGNYPDFSKIPAEKAIDDTLQTIAEERIAIEINTSGKTKLSGGWYPSDEILERAHYFGVYVTFGSDAHKPERVGDEWEEVRSKLKEIGFESWVYFKQKEMQVVPL, encoded by the coding sequence TTGAAATTTGATCTGCACACGCATCACGTTCGCTGTGGTCATGCAAACGGAACCATAAGGGATTATATTGAAGCTGGAATATCTGCAGGCCTGCAAGTGATCGGTATTTCTGATCATACCCCTTACTTTGGAAGGGAAGAAGAACAGGCTTTTCCCAAAATTGCGATGGCAAAAAGCGAACTTGTACATTATGTAGAAGAAGTACTCTCTCTCAAGAAAGAATATGCAGGAAAAATTGATGTTCTGCTTGGCATTGAGTCTGACTTTTTTCCGGAGTTCGCAGAGGTGTATCGCAAGACGCTAAACAAGTATCCGTTTGACTATATTATTGGTTCCGTACATAGTACGGGTGGAGTAAGTATTTTTAACAAAAATCGCTGGAAGAATCATGATGAAAAGGCGCGAATCAAAGTCAAAGAAACGTATTATGATTTGATTCGGCAATCTGCCAAAAGCGGGATGTTCCAAATCCTTGGACATATTGATGCAATGAAAGGGAACTATCCTGACTTTTCTAAAATACCAGCGGAAAAAGCCATTGATGATACGCTTCAGACGATTGCGGAAGAACGAATTGCTATTGAGATTAATACTTCTGGCAAGACTAAACTCAGCGGCGGCTGGTACCCTTCGGATGAGATTTTGGAGCGGGCTCATTACTTCGGTGTGTATGTTACCTTTGGTTCTGATGCACATAAACCAGAGCGTGTTGGAGATGAATGGGAAGAGGTTCGCAGCAAGCTGAAAGAAATCGGATTTGAAAGCTGGGTCTATTTTAAGCAAAAAGAAATGCAAGTTGTTCCGCTCTAG
- the sdhB gene encoding succinate dehydrogenase iron-sulfur subunit — MAETTVTKSSKSVKFIITRQDKPDSASYTEEFELPYRPGMNVISALMEIQRNPVNTAGKQIAPVCWESNCLEEVCGACSMVINGKPRQACAALVDQLEQPIRLEPMKTFPVVRDLVIDRDRMFKALKRVKAWIPIDGTYDLGPGPRMAEKKRQWAYELSKCMTCGVCLEACPNVNEKTDFIGPAAISQVRLFNSHPTGEMNKEERLEALMDDGGIEGCGNSQNCVRSCPKGIPLTTSIAEMNKDTTKHMFKRWLGA; from the coding sequence ATGGCAGAAACTACGGTGACAAAATCATCTAAAAGTGTGAAGTTTATTATAACCCGCCAAGATAAGCCGGATTCCGCTTCGTATACCGAAGAATTTGAGCTTCCGTACCGTCCGGGTATGAACGTAATCAGTGCTTTGATGGAGATTCAGCGGAACCCAGTAAATACAGCAGGCAAACAAATTGCCCCTGTCTGCTGGGAATCCAACTGTCTGGAAGAAGTGTGCGGTGCTTGTTCTATGGTCATTAACGGGAAACCCCGTCAAGCCTGTGCGGCGCTGGTTGATCAGCTAGAACAACCGATCAGACTTGAGCCGATGAAGACTTTTCCGGTCGTTCGTGACCTGGTTATCGATCGTGATCGGATGTTTAAGGCGCTCAAACGCGTTAAGGCATGGATTCCGATCGATGGAACCTATGACCTGGGTCCAGGTCCACGTATGGCTGAGAAGAAACGTCAGTGGGCTTATGAACTGTCGAAGTGTATGACATGCGGCGTATGTCTTGAAGCATGTCCAAACGTAAATGAAAAAACCGACTTTATCGGTCCTGCTGCCATTTCGCAGGTTCGCCTGTTTAATTCTCACCCAACTGGAGAGATGAACAAGGAAGAAAGACTGGAAGCACTTATGGACGACGGTGGTATCGAAGGCTGTGGTAACTCTCAGAACTGCGTACGCTCTTGTCCAAAAGGAATTCCGCTCACCACTTCCATCGCGGAGATGAACAAAGATACAACAAAACATATGTTTAAACGTTGGCTTGGCGCGTAA
- a CDS encoding GNAT family N-acetyltransferase — protein sequence MFTKLALRQGLPVLTSERLRMRALTPEDDEVIFQFLNDSEVIQYLNRVNLPTKIRARRIMTEIRLSGAKLESIHYGICLQESGHLIGVVSFQQWKESQKQAHIGYMFNRAYWGQGYAAEALERLIQFGFEELDFTQLEARIHEQNDRSKKLLMRSGFTHKKTEQHFSLLQMQKQDILVYKIDREQYRHNRRGYHESGKLV from the coding sequence ATGTTTACAAAACTTGCGCTGAGACAGGGTTTGCCGGTACTGACTTCAGAGCGCTTGCGTATGAGAGCTTTGACGCCTGAAGATGATGAGGTAATCTTTCAATTTTTAAACGATAGTGAAGTGATTCAATATTTAAATCGTGTAAACTTGCCGACCAAGATCCGTGCAAGACGCATTATGACAGAAATTCGGTTATCTGGAGCTAAACTGGAATCCATACACTATGGAATTTGTTTGCAGGAATCAGGGCATCTCATCGGTGTAGTTTCCTTTCAGCAGTGGAAAGAGTCGCAAAAGCAAGCACATATTGGCTATATGTTTAACCGGGCATATTGGGGTCAAGGATATGCGGCAGAAGCATTAGAGCGGCTGATCCAGTTTGGTTTTGAGGAGCTCGATTTTACTCAGCTGGAAGCAAGAATTCATGAGCAGAATGATCGTTCCAAGAAACTGCTGATGAGAAGCGGTTTTACTCATAAAAAGACAGAGCAACACTTTTCCCTGCTTCAAATGCAGAAGCAAGATATTCTTGTCTATAAGATCGACAGGGAACAATACAGACATAATAGAAGAGGTTATCATGAAAGCGGAAAATTGGTTTAG